GCCCCCTGAGGTCACCATGGGCAGGGCTTATCCTGTTAATGGAtggacctcccctcccatcagTCATCCCAGCAgtgagggaaagaaaatgaatgaaggagGGCAAGAGGGGATGTCTCCATGCAGATGACGATGCCTGCTTCAATTCAAGCAAGTGTTTATTAGGTCGGGGTATAGATCTGTGGTGGAACTCTTGCCTGGTGTGCACAATGCCCCAagttctatcacacacacacacacacacacacacacacacacacacacgtgcttttAGACTAAAACACTCTATTAAATGTCAAAAGATTCCATTAATAAGGAAAGCTAGTATAGAAGGGAGACTTTATTaacaatgaaaaaacaaatatatatgtatatatattatatagtgcACATATATAGTATAgcctatacatgtatacacagaagACAACAAAAAATATTGAATGCCTGATGGAATAGGaactgcctttaatcccagtacttgagagacagaggcaggtgaatctctgtaaattcaaggccagtctggtctacaaagtcagttccaggttagccaaggttacatagtaatatcctgtcttaaaaaatgtttataagttgttatttgttattattgttgcatgtctgtgtatgagtgtgtgtgtgagagagagagtggtattggtgtgtgtgtgtgtgtgtgtgtgacacagggagctttcaggagttggttctctttttgttttcccaCCATGAGTTCTGGGAACCGAAATCACATTGTCAGGCTCGTGCTGTGTGTACTTTTAGCTGACAAGCCCTCTGGCTGACTCTGCCCTtcatctttttgagacagggtctctcactacaGGGTCAGAGACTGGCCTCTGACCCACCGCCTCCTTATTGCCTAAACGTCCTGAACACTGGGgttacagctgtgagccactgcgCGCAGCTCAGTTAAGTGACTTTGAGGGGGATTAGTTTCCTATTGGGAAGAAAAGCCTGCTGCCTCCACGTCTAAGGGACGATGTGAAGGGGCAGAGAACATGGCTGCATTCAGTGAGCACTTATTACTTAGTTATTTGAATTCTGAGACAgatctcgtgtagcccaggctggaccggTGCTTGCTGTctggctgaggatgaccctgcTGTCTTCATCCTCTTGTGCCTCTCCCATGCTGAACaacaggcatgagccatcataGCTGCctagttgtttctgtttttatctggtgctggggattgaacccagcgTGTCTACTGAGGCACACTTCCAGCCCCTAGTAAAAACACTTTGATCACCCTCTTAGAGAGACCAATGTCCAAAGTCTCTGGAAGGATTTGGAACCCACGTCTGACAGGTTCTCTGGATCTAACCAACGGTTGGTAGGATTTCCCCACATACAtacttcccttttttctttctttccttcttcctttcttcctttcttccttcctttctttctttctttctttctttctttctttctttctttttcttttcctctctttctttttcttttttctcaagacagggccCTGgctgtccctcttctctgcttctgtAGAGATTTGCTGTCATGCCTAGAGTTCCTGTCACTTAATCAAAAGGCACCTGTAAACATTTAGAGGCTGGTGAACCCCACCTCAGTTGGGGAGACTGAGGCCTTCCTCTCCCCACTAGCCAGACTCCTCTTCATGTTTTTTGACACTCGGGGTGCTGTCCACACCTTTGGCAGATACTTTGAAACCTGGGGACCTGCTGCAGTCCTTCCCAATGGGGTTCGGAGCTTGCttcctgcggggggggggggaccttgtcctctcccactgagacccccacccccactttcaaATAGATCCAATCAGAGGTAAAGCCCTCGGTGTCTAGGCCAGTATTTGGAAGGGGAACAGAAGGGTTACTTGTGCTGAGGGGAAAGTGGGCAGAGCTAGGACGGTTAAAATCCTAGATATGGAGGGATTTGGGAATTGGAGGAATCCACGCATCTCAAAGGGCTCTGATGAATGGTTGAACTTGTTTGTTCATTTCCGTTCAGACTCAGCCACTATCCTACAGTTTGACCTTGAGAGCCGGGCACTGAGGCTCCTTCTGAGTTTCTTTCCCTCTTCATGTAAAGGGTATCGTATCGGGAGGTGTCTTGTGTACtagcagatgcacacacaggcagagttgaagctggaaaataattttgcaCATTTTGGGGTTCTCTAAGGGCCCCACGAAGGTTGGCGGAACGGACCAGAAGCAGCGGCTGTGGTGTTCGGTTTGCAAGCTAAGTGCCTCCTGGTGTGCGAGAAATCCAGTCATATGCCCATCTTCCCGTGGACACCCGTCATTCATCTGCCTTAACCAGACCACAAACCCAAAGACATGGGCTGGGAGGGCGTCCTAGCGAACCTTGTGGCCTAGGAGACTCGGAGCGCTAAGTTCTATGCTAGGCTCTCACTGTCACGCGGGTCGGGCAGGGGAGTAGAGGTGACGCCCAGCCAAAAACCTCTTCTGGGTGGAGACTGAAATGTATGACTTTTAAGCATTACCATCGAAGTTTACTGAGGTGACTCCAGGCGAGGAAAGTCACTTATCCACCCAAAACTTGGGGTGATGCCCAAATAGAGCCTATCTGGGAGAAGGACAGGGAACTTGAAGCACTTGGGGACACGCTCCCTGGCTGGAGGCAGGGCAGATTCGCAAGGGACATGCAAGTCTCGGATTGGCTGTGCTGCCATCGCTCCGCCCCATGTGCTATAAGATGCTGGGCGGTGCGTGCGGCCTGGGTGTGGGCTCTGCGGCCGCCTCTCACTAGTCTCGTGCCCAGCTTCTCTCCTCCCCACGCACCAACAGCCCTGGGCCGCCGCGGGGCGGGGGATGCCGGGCTGCCGCATCAGCGCCTGCGGCCCAGGGGCCCAGGAAGGGACGGCAGAACCGGGGTCGCCCCCGCCGCCACCCCGGGAGGCCCTGCCGTCcctccaaccccctcccccatcgCCGACCTCGACTTCGACCCCCACTCAGTCACCGCCGTTACCCGAGGCGGCCGAGACACCCGTGGAAGGGCAGGAGCTGCAGCGCTGGCGCCAGGGTGCTAGTGGGGGGACTGGGGGCGCGGGCCCGGCGGGGATCGGGGGCGCGGGCGCGGCGGCAGGGGCAGGGGGCCGCGCGCTGGAGCTGGCCGAAGCCCGGCGGCGACTGCTAGAAGTGGAGGGCCGCCGGCGCCTGGTGTCGGAGCTGGAGAGCCGGGTGCTGCAGCTGCACCGAGTCTTCTTGGCTGCCGAGCTGCGCCTGGCGCATCGCGCCGAGAGCCTGAGCCGCCTGAGCGGCGGCGTGGCCCAGGCCGAGCTCTACCTGGCTGCGCACGGGTCGCGTCTCAAGAAGGGTGCGCGCCGCGGTCGCCGGGGTCGTCCCCCCGCGCTGCTGGCGTCCGCGCTCGGCCTGGGGAGCTGCGTGCCCTGGGGCGCAGGGCGGCTGCGGCGCGGCCAGGGTCCTGAGCCGGACTCGCCCTTCCGCCGCAGCCCGCCCCGCGGCCCCGCCTCCCCCCAGCGCTGACCTCAGCACCCCAGACCCGGACCCCTGGCCTCCCGGGACAGGCAGTCTCCAGGTGCGGGAGGACAGACCGACGGATCCAGGTGCTGGCTAGATGGACGGCGTCATCTACGCGGAGGAGACAGCGGGGGTCCATGGGGGCCCTGAAAGTGACACTGAGGTGCGGTGTTGTTGACTGGTGTTTTCTGGGGTATAGCGTGTGTCTGTGTCAAGGGGTGTAGGATCCGGGATCTCCCATGTCTGGGCATCTGTGGGACCCTAATAGAGTCGCGCGGTTTTTTTCCCGTGGCTTCTTTCATAGCGGGTTAGATGGCAGCGCCAAGTCCCCTTATAGAGCTGAACTAGTGGAGGGTGTTTGGCTTCCGGAGGGATTTGGTGGCAAACTTTAAGCAAGCTAGAGCTTGCTGCATTATTGCAACATCTGCTCTCTCACCTGTGCTTGTGTGGTCTCTCCTGGTCCCCTGGGACTGTAAAAGCCCTGCCCTCAAAGTTTCTCCATAGCCCCAGCTGCATCCCTTGTGATGAGAGGAATAAAGTTCCAGGATGGAGGAGGGCTGGCTCAGGGCTGTATGACTGGATTCTCCTCCTCTGAGTCTGTGACTCCCATTGGAGGAGTCAGAAACCCAGAGAGATTGGAGGcttgtctccccccacccccacccccatcgtACTTAGGCCTCTCTGTTTCTTGGGAACAGTGTTTCCCATACTCCTAATCACTTTGTTACCTGTTTACAGCCCGATGGAGATATTCAGAATGAGGTGTTTGTCACCTGCTCAGCTAGCAGCCCTCCCCAAAGCATCTCTAAGATAGCTCTGCCAGGGATGGAACCAGGTGACACtctttaacccccccccccccccccagggagcAGGCGTGGCATCAACTTccagaaaggggggggggtcttaAAGGGCCAGACTAGAAATGCCAACTACTTCTTCCTGACCAGGTGCCCTTCAGGCCTCTATTCCTCTGTCCCTACTTGGCTGTGAGTGACCTGGCTGCAGCCTCACTCATCAGTGGAAAGTGGGTATACCCACCTCTAAGGAGGGTTGTGGGGAAGCTAAAACAGGGTCTAGGATTCCTTTTCCCACTGTAAGTCAACCTTTTACTCATTTAAATCACACCCAGAGATGGGCTCAGCCTCTGTTAAGGAGACAGGAGTTAAGTTAAAGTTCTTGGTTTACAAACTGGAAAAAGGATTTCTCAAGGTcacatggcagagagagagagggtgaggtgaaggggaggggaggggaggggagcctgGTCCTAGGCCTGTGTGTATCCTTTTTATCATGTTCCAATTAGGGAGAGCTGACCTCTGGACCCTGGCTACAGTGACCCTTCTCTGGATCAGGTTCCTTACATCTCTGAATAGTGTTGTCCCTCTtgccagagaagggagagaaggaggaggaggatgtcaGAGTCACTCGGATGCTGTCATCCTGTGAGTGAGGTATATTGTGATAGGCAGGGGTCCTCAGATGAACCTGTCCCCTCAGATGAACCTGTCCTATCAGTCCTTCCCTTCCACAGGTAACTTACTGCTGAGGTTTCAGAAGACCTTCCTAAAGTCTTACCTGGAAATCTCAGAACTTCTGAGAAAGCCATACATAGCCCAGGGGTAGTGGGGACTCTGGTATATTCTGGCCTCCCCAGAGGACTTATTGAAGTCCCTCAGGTTATTTTGGAGTTCTGAGGGCCAGAGAACACAGGACTTTCTGGAGGTGACAGCTGGAGTTCTGGCTGCAGGCAGCTGGGCTGCTGCCAGGACCCACTGCTTTCTGGTTTGCAGGGATGGGGCCCTTGATCTGAAGGAGCTTTTAGCTAATGGCATAGAGTGCTTTCTGTCATCACAGTTAGGATTTTCTCTGGGATTTATTGTAACCAGCTTTGACCTGATTCAAAAGTAGTGTGGGTGGACACATGAAGAGTTAGAGATGATACCTGCTGGAGACGGATGGGTGGGTAAGTGGGGGTACAGGCAGTTCTggatcctccctccccttccagaTGCCAAGCTGCTCCCTTGCCAAAAAAAGAGTCTGAGCCAGGGCACACAGCTCAGTGACTTGAACCTCAGGCCACCAACCTTCTCAACCAACAAAAAGTCAGCTTCTGACCCTGCCTGGCCCTCCTAGGATCCTGTATGGAGTTCCCGTGTCTGTTCCATTCTCTTCTAACTAATCACCAATCACCACTTACTCCAGGGGTTTCAGGAGCAAACAGGCAGCAGAGGGTCTTTGCCTTTAAGGGTTTGCCTTCCAGGTCTCTTCCAGGTAGCTCCCTGGGTGTCTCCATCCCAGGAAACCTAACTGGGGCtcagattattttaattttttttttttttttttttgagagaggctTGCCTTAACCTCCATttatagctgagaatgaccttgaaccttttaaaaacattcattatttgtatgtatacaggagtgtgtgtgcatgtgtgtgtgttgggggtggagcAGGCAAGTGCCACATTGATGTGtcaaggtcagaggaaaacttgcaggaatacattttcttttccacCAAGGGAGTGCCAAAGCTTGAGCTCAAGTGGtcaggcctggcagcaggcaCTGTTACTGCTGAACTACCTGTCTGGTCCCAACCGTGAACAGTGAtgtcttgcctctacctccaaagtgaTGGGATTTCAGGTGCACACCTCACCATGTTGTGCTTATGTAGTGCTAGTATTGGACCCAGGGCctggtgcatgctgggcaagcactctaccaattgagctacacccccagcatCTGCAAGTTATGTTGTAGCATTTGGCTAATAGTCCTCTATCCCTGAGCAGAAAACACTCTTCCCACGTGacttcttgggggaaaaaaaaaaaaaaacagggcctcactgtgtTGTGTTGCTCTGGCTGAAAACTTTCTTGATGGACCCTAGCTTGCAGCTGGAGCAAGGTCAGGGACCCTTGGTGCATTGAGGACACTATGTCAAGCAGTGAATCCGGttaagagataggagaggaacaAGCTCCTTTGCTCTCTTTGACTGGGCCCAACAGCTTAGCAGTGCCACCAGAGGGCAGTGTAGAGCTTCTTCGTGAGAATTGGGAGCGGAACCTGGAACAGGTTCAGTGCTAGGTGACCCAGTCCTCAGTCACTCTTGTCTGTGGTTCTGGGGCTTTCAAAGACTTTGGGATATGAGAGTCTGCAGAATAATCaggaagtggtggcacaggccCCTAATCCtggcactcgagaggcagaggcaaaagcaggtggatcttgaggccagctgggtctacagaatgagttccaggatagccagggctacatagagaaactcaaACCAGActcaaacaaccaaccaaacaaatgagTCTGCAGAAGAAGCAGTGGTGTCGGTCCCCTGGGCCCATGAATAAAGGAGTGATTTCAGTGCTGGCTTCCAGCTTGGCTGGGCTAGGATCCTGAACTGTATCCATCATCCCTGGGTGTGCAACTCCAGAAGAGGCACAGGAGAGACTCTAGTAGGAAAGATATGCTTGGATGAGACTCCCACCTGAGGCAGTTCTGCACTCATGGATTTGTCCCACTGGTGACAGCAACAGGTCCTGCCACCACCTGACGACCAAGGTGGCCTCCTAGAGATTAGGCTGAAGTCACTCGTCCAGGCTAAAGTGATCCAGACCTTCAGTGGGCAGTGGCCTGGGTGCTCTGACGTCTCAGCAGCAGAGGAGACTCCAGGCAGGGAGGAGGAAGTAGGATAGCTGGGAAATCCCCAGCCCAattcttcctccattcctcctttGACTACGCCCTGACCAGTCGTCATGAGGAAAGCAAGCCCTTAGCTCTGAGCTCTAGATTGACTAACTCCCTTATGCCAGGCACCATGCTAGGCATTCTATACCCATTTTCTGTTCACATTCTTTCAAATTCCTCAAAGCAAGGCTCTAATTCTTTCCATGTCTGCTGAGGTGGGCAAAATGGCTTCCTTAAAGATATAGATTGTAATTCTATACCTGTAGTTCAGTGGGCTAATGACAGTGTTGTTTGAGGGATTTCTGGGTTCTCACTTTTAAGGGGTCAGGTCCCAGGAATGGAAGTATAAAGTACTGGAGGGGTGGCAAAGTGTGTCTTGTGcctgctccccccacccaggaCTGGACACACCCTTGCC
Above is a window of Arvicanthis niloticus isolate mArvNil1 chromosome 5, mArvNil1.pat.X, whole genome shotgun sequence DNA encoding:
- the Trnp1 gene encoding TMF-regulated nuclear protein 1; the encoded protein is MPGCRISACGPGAQEGTAEPGSPPPPPREALPSLQPPPPSPTSTSTPTQSPPLPEAAETPVEGQELQRWRQGASGGTGGAGPAGIGGAGAAAGAGGRALELAEARRRLLEVEGRRRLVSELESRVLQLHRVFLAAELRLAHRAESLSRLSGGVAQAELYLAAHGSRLKKGARRGRRGRPPALLASALGLGSCVPWGAGRLRRGQGPEPDSPFRRSPPRGPASPQR